One genomic window of Deinococcus betulae includes the following:
- a CDS encoding Nif3-like dinuclear metal center hexameric protein: MSLPSSPTRGEVPRDQLVRWLGEYLNIGAFKDPSLNGLQIEGTEQIRRVAVSVDTSLKTLQHAADSGADLLIAHHGLFWGQPLPITGPHRERVRTALMADLNVYAAHIPLDAHPEVGNNAMMARALSLQHTQPFGEWAGGKIGLAGELPFEQTLQDFADRVQKLTGEICLVHGGGRSPTVRRLGVLSGSGAGSIPEAAAAGLDTLLTGEPEHKHFHDAFEYGVNVVYAGHYETEVFGVRALAARLEDEFGLPWQFLHHPTGL; encoded by the coding sequence ATGTCGCTTCCTTCTTCTCCCACGCGCGGCGAGGTGCCCCGCGACCAGTTGGTGCGCTGGCTGGGCGAGTACCTGAACATCGGCGCGTTCAAAGACCCCAGCCTCAACGGCCTGCAAATAGAAGGCACCGAGCAGATTCGCCGGGTGGCCGTCAGCGTAGACACCAGTCTCAAGACCCTCCAACACGCGGCCGACAGCGGTGCCGACCTGCTGATTGCCCACCACGGCCTGTTCTGGGGCCAGCCTCTGCCGATCACCGGGCCGCACCGGGAGCGGGTACGCACCGCCCTGATGGCCGACCTGAATGTCTACGCCGCCCATATTCCCCTGGACGCCCACCCCGAAGTGGGCAACAACGCCATGATGGCGCGCGCCCTGAGCCTGCAACACACCCAGCCGTTTGGTGAGTGGGCCGGCGGCAAGATTGGCCTGGCCGGCGAGCTGCCGTTTGAGCAGACCCTGCAGGATTTTGCCGACCGCGTGCAGAAGCTGACCGGCGAAATCTGCCTGGTCCACGGGGGCGGGCGCTCGCCTACGGTGCGCCGTCTGGGTGTACTGAGCGGCAGCGGTGCCGGGAGCATCCCCGAAGCAGCTGCGGCGGGCCTGGACACCCTCCTGACCGGCGAGCCCGAGCACAAGCATTTTCACGATGCCTTTGAGTACGGCGTAAATGTGGTCTACGCTGGCCACTACGAAACCGAGGTCTTTGGGGTGCGCGCCCTGGCCGCCCGCCTGGAAGACGAATTTGGCCTGCCCTGGCAGTTCCTGCACCATCCCACCGGGCTGTGA
- the gnd gene encoding phosphogluconate dehydrogenase (NAD(+)-dependent, decarboxylating), with the protein MKIGMIGLGKMGGNMVLRLTGGGIEVTGFDRNPDSVAQIEAQGARGARSMDELIAALGEPGTRAVWVMVPAGQITQSVIDDLASRLAPGDIIIDGGNSNYKDSIKRAEELAARGLHFIDVGTSGGVWGLKEGYAMMLGGPEEAVERLRPVFEVLAPAADRGWGRMGPAGSGHYVKMVHNGIEYGMMQAYAEGFELMKAHKDFGLDMAQIAELWRHGSVVRSWLLDLTAEALNNNADFEQLSDYVADSGEGRWTIIDSIELGVPTPVITLATQMRFRSQQEVSYAGQMLSAMRRAFGGHAVKTIEAPRQEGLVPEVAPGDHPKVAAPENIGQAVSTSEGSAAEQLGETGQQRVKGDSES; encoded by the coding sequence ATGAAAATCGGCATGATTGGGCTGGGCAAGATGGGCGGCAACATGGTGCTGCGCCTGACAGGCGGCGGCATTGAGGTCACCGGCTTTGACCGCAACCCCGACAGCGTGGCGCAGATTGAGGCGCAGGGTGCGCGCGGCGCCCGCAGCATGGACGAGCTGATCGCGGCCCTGGGCGAGCCCGGCACGCGGGCGGTGTGGGTCATGGTGCCCGCCGGACAGATTACCCAGAGCGTGATTGACGACCTGGCCAGCCGACTGGCCCCCGGCGACATCATCATTGACGGCGGCAACAGCAACTACAAAGACAGCATCAAACGGGCCGAGGAACTGGCCGCGCGCGGCCTGCACTTTATTGACGTGGGCACCTCCGGCGGTGTCTGGGGCCTGAAAGAAGGCTACGCCATGATGCTGGGCGGCCCCGAAGAAGCCGTGGAGCGCCTGCGCCCGGTCTTTGAGGTGCTGGCGCCCGCCGCCGACCGGGGCTGGGGCCGCATGGGACCGGCGGGCAGCGGGCACTACGTCAAGATGGTTCACAACGGCATTGAATACGGCATGATGCAGGCTTACGCCGAGGGCTTTGAACTGATGAAGGCCCACAAGGACTTTGGCCTGGACATGGCCCAGATTGCCGAGCTGTGGCGCCACGGCAGCGTCGTGCGGTCCTGGCTGCTGGACCTGACCGCCGAGGCCCTGAACAACAACGCCGACTTTGAGCAGCTGTCCGATTACGTGGCCGACAGCGGTGAGGGCCGCTGGACGATCATTGACTCCATCGAGTTGGGCGTGCCCACCCCGGTCATCACCCTGGCGACCCAGATGCGCTTTCGCAGCCAGCAGGAGGTCAGCTACGCGGGTCAGATGCTCTCGGCCATGCGCCGCGCGTTCGGCGGCCACGCCGTCAAGACCATTGAGGCGCCGCGTCAGGAAGGCCTGGTGCCCGAAGTCGCCCCCGGCGACCACCCGAAAGTCGCGGCTCCCGAGAACATCGGTCAGGCAGTCAGCACCAGCGAGGGCAGCGCCGCCGAGCAGCTGGGCGAAACCGGGCAGCAGCGCGTGAAGGGTGACAGTGAGTCCTAA
- the mqnC gene encoding cyclic dehypoxanthinyl futalosine synthase → MSACALTGSELLDKAASGERLAAPEIEALYGLPLPEVAAAAHHLRLTRRDPQTVTFLIDRNINYTNVCNVGCNFCAFYRTRRQKDSYTLDYEEISAKIRELEAVGGTRILLQGGVNPELGLDYYTGLLRHVKAHHPTIRIDAFSPEEVLFMEKSFGLSLDDLLDTLIDAGLDGLPGAGGEILEDEVRAKAAPARIRSADWFRIIDAAQRKGLYTIATMVIGFGETYAQRTAHLLKIREQQDRALRDYGGNGFSGFAMWTLQTEHTRLHGKAPGATAHEYLEQLAIARIALDNVPNIQASWPAQGFKVAQAALYYGANDLGSTMLEENVVSAAGGHGRHSATVRELIRIAVDAGFTPAIRNSRFQIIAWPDVNAALNRTEQNPEAERAVGAAS, encoded by the coding sequence ATGAGCGCCTGCGCCCTGACCGGTTCCGAACTGCTCGACAAGGCCGCCAGCGGCGAGCGGCTGGCGGCCCCCGAGATAGAGGCGCTGTACGGCCTGCCGCTGCCCGAGGTGGCGGCGGCGGCCCACCACCTGCGCCTGACCCGGCGCGACCCGCAGACGGTGACGTTCCTGATTGACCGGAACATCAACTACACCAATGTCTGCAACGTGGGCTGCAACTTCTGCGCCTTTTACCGCACCCGGCGCCAGAAAGACAGCTACACGCTGGATTACGAAGAGATCAGCGCCAAGATCCGAGAACTGGAGGCGGTGGGCGGCACCCGCATCCTCTTGCAGGGGGGCGTGAACCCGGAGCTGGGCCTGGACTACTACACAGGCCTGCTGCGCCACGTCAAGGCGCACCACCCCACTATCCGCATTGATGCCTTTTCCCCGGAAGAAGTGCTGTTCATGGAAAAGAGCTTTGGTCTGTCTCTGGACGATCTGCTGGACACCCTGATTGACGCCGGGCTGGACGGCCTGCCGGGTGCGGGCGGCGAGATTCTGGAGGATGAAGTGCGGGCCAAAGCTGCTCCGGCACGCATCCGCTCGGCCGACTGGTTCCGCATTATTGACGCCGCGCAGCGCAAGGGGCTGTACACCATCGCCACGATGGTGATTGGCTTTGGTGAAACCTACGCCCAGCGCACCGCCCACCTGCTCAAAATCCGGGAGCAGCAGGACCGGGCCCTGCGCGACTACGGCGGCAATGGGTTTTCGGGATTTGCCATGTGGACGCTGCAAACCGAGCACACCCGCCTGCACGGCAAGGCGCCGGGCGCCACCGCCCACGAGTACCTGGAGCAGCTGGCGATTGCCCGCATCGCCCTGGACAACGTGCCCAACATTCAGGCGTCGTGGCCCGCGCAGGGCTTCAAGGTGGCGCAGGCCGCGCTGTATTACGGCGCCAACGACCTCGGCAGCACCATGTTGGAAGAAAACGTGGTCTCGGCGGCAGGCGGGCATGGCCGGCACAGCGCCACCGTGCGCGAACTGATTCGCATTGCGGTGGACGCGGGCTTTACCCCGGCCATTCGCAACAGCCGCTTTCAGATCATTGCCTGGCCTGATGTAAACGCCGCCCTGAACCGCACCGAGCAGAACCCCGAAGCCGAGCGGGCGGTGGGCGCCGCGTCCTGA
- the zwf gene encoding glucose-6-phosphate dehydrogenase, whose amino-acid sequence MRPPPPAGAPGADGTNPFRAVMRRSRAPEPATLVIFGATGDLARRKLLPAVFGLWQDGLLGSAFNIVGIGRQEMDDEGFKDFVLAALKESKETDTPQPGSLEKFRDLLYYEFGDFGGDEVYGLIDKELNRAQNDHGGRKNALFYLSTPPSLFEPISNGLGRLGLADESEGWRRLVIEKPFGRDLASARELNDAIHRVWDESQVYRIDHYLGKETVQNLMAIRFGNAIFEPLWNRGYVDHVQITAAEDLGLEGRAGYYEEAGVVRDMLQNHLMQLFALTAMEPPAAFDADAIRDEKVKVLRAVKPIPDSRVPEVAVRGQYGPGTLYGETVPGYREEPNVKDGSVTPTYVAVKLEVDNWRWQGVPFFLRTGKRLPKKVTEIAVVFKSPPLGIFPGGLERNVLAFRIQPDEGVSLKFSSKTPGQEMVLREVVMDFRYDAFGAQLESPYSRLLLDAMLGDATLFPREDEVDRAWQIVSGILNVWDAPPARKKDAPSFPNYTAGTWGPDEADDLMGKDRRWRRL is encoded by the coding sequence CTGCGCCCACCGCCCCCGGCGGGCGCCCCCGGCGCCGACGGCACCAACCCCTTCCGGGCCGTGATGCGCCGCAGCCGCGCCCCCGAGCCGGCCACGCTGGTCATCTTTGGGGCCACCGGCGACCTCGCGCGGCGCAAGCTGCTGCCCGCCGTCTTCGGGCTGTGGCAGGACGGCCTGCTGGGCAGCGCCTTTAACATCGTCGGCATTGGCCGTCAGGAGATGGACGACGAGGGCTTCAAGGACTTCGTGCTGGCGGCCCTGAAGGAAAGCAAGGAAACCGACACCCCGCAGCCGGGCAGCCTGGAAAAATTCCGCGACCTGCTGTACTACGAGTTCGGGGACTTTGGGGGCGACGAGGTCTACGGGCTGATTGACAAGGAACTGAACCGCGCGCAGAACGACCACGGCGGCCGCAAGAACGCGCTGTTCTACCTGTCCACGCCGCCCAGCCTCTTTGAACCCATCAGCAACGGGCTGGGCCGCCTCGGCCTGGCCGACGAGTCAGAAGGTTGGCGCCGCCTGGTCATTGAGAAGCCTTTTGGGCGCGACCTGGCCTCGGCCCGCGAGCTGAACGACGCCATTCACCGCGTCTGGGACGAGTCGCAGGTCTACCGCATTGACCATTATCTGGGCAAGGAAACGGTGCAGAACCTGATGGCGATTCGCTTCGGCAACGCCATTTTCGAGCCGCTGTGGAACCGGGGCTATGTGGATCACGTCCAGATTACGGCCGCCGAGGACCTGGGCTTGGAAGGCCGCGCGGGCTATTACGAGGAAGCCGGGGTGGTGCGCGACATGCTGCAAAACCATCTCATGCAGCTGTTTGCCCTGACAGCCATGGAACCGCCCGCCGCCTTTGACGCCGACGCCATCCGCGACGAGAAGGTCAAGGTGCTGCGGGCCGTCAAGCCCATTCCCGACTCGCGCGTGCCCGAGGTCGCCGTGCGCGGTCAGTACGGCCCCGGCACCCTGTACGGCGAGACGGTTCCTGGTTACCGCGAGGAACCGAACGTCAAAGACGGCAGCGTGACCCCGACCTACGTGGCCGTGAAACTGGAAGTGGACAACTGGCGCTGGCAGGGCGTGCCGTTTTTCCTGCGCACCGGCAAGCGGCTGCCCAAGAAGGTCACCGAAATCGCCGTGGTCTTCAAAAGTCCGCCGCTGGGGATCTTTCCGGGTGGCCTGGAGCGCAATGTGCTGGCCTTCCGCATTCAGCCCGACGAGGGCGTGAGCCTCAAGTTTTCCAGCAAGACACCTGGGCAGGAGATGGTGCTGCGCGAGGTCGTCATGGACTTCCGCTACGACGCCTTCGGGGCGCAACTCGAAAGCCCGTATTCGCGGCTGCTGCTGGACGCCATGCTGGGCGACGCCACACTGTTTCCCCGCGAGGACGAGGTGGACCGCGCCTGGCAGATTGTCAGCGGCATC